The genome window CAAACTCTTTGGCTACCCTTGCCACTTCCTCGGCATAGGACTTGCCCCGAGTGATACTTGTCGAAGACTTATGCACCCCTACCCCAACAAAGAAAGACTTGGTCCAAGTCCATCAAATCAAGTTAGGGCCGAGCTGAATGGATCCTATACTGCTATTCCTTGAAAAGGATATATTGCCTGAAGAAAATCAGAAGTTGAGAAAATACGACggaaagctcctcggttttggttgtcCGAGGATAAAAAGTTGTATAAACGTTCTTTTTCTGGACCATATCTGCTTTGTGTACATCCCGAGGTCTTAGAGTCACTCCTAGAAGAactacatgaaggaatttgcggaAGTCACATGGGAGGAAGATCCCTATCTCACCGGGCCATTACTTAAGGATACTAGTGGCTAGGCATGCAAAAAGAAGCACAAGaatatgttagaaaatgtgatcaGTTTCAGAGATTCGCACCAAACATTCACCAGCCTAGAGGAGTTCTTAATCCTCTttccagcccttggccttttgctcaatggggttTGGATATTGTAGGTCATTTCCCTAAAGCATTAGGAAATAAAAAGTACCTGTTGGTCGgcacaaattattttaccaaGTGGGCCAAAGCTAAACTTTTGGCTAATATCAGAGATGTGGATGTCAAAAGGTTTATCTGGAAGAATATCGTTACTCGATTCGGGGTTCCCCATACTCTCATCTCGAATAAtagccttcaatttgatagcaaaacCTTCAGGCAGTACTGTTCTAATATGGGGATAAagaacagatattccactctaGCCTATCTGCAAGGAAATGGGTAAGCTGAAGCTGTCAACAAGGTTATAGTGAATGGACTtaaaaagaggttggacgatgcaaagagaaaatgggtggaggaattACCACATATCCTTTGGACGTATCGAACGATGCCTCGATGGTCAACAGGAGAGACCCCTTTCTCAATGATCCCTCTGGAAACAGGTTTCCTGATGTTGAGAACAAATGCATTTACCCCGGGCAGCAATGATAGGTTGTTGGAAAAAAGTCTGGACTTGATCGAAAAGCAAAGAGAGaatgcaatggtccaattggcctACTACCAACaaaagctcaagcaaggttatgataCCAATATAAAGCTAAGACCGTTGGCCGTAGGAGATATGGTATTGAAGAAAGTTTTGGGAACCACCAAGAATCCAGCCTGGGGAAAAttgggacctaattgggaagggccGTATCGAATCACTTCAGTGGCAGGGATAGGTGCGTACTATTTAAAGAACCTAGATGAAAAAACTATACTCCATCCTTGCAATGTAAACAACCTAAagatgtattattattaaaaatagttCTGTTCAGTTCTTCTTTAATTTGTTCCAATCATGTATCGTGTGTTTCcccatctattgaagtattaaacagaagtTAAGTTATGTCAgattcctcggaccacagacttagtgaaaattaatacattttgacatctattgaagtattaaatagaagctaagttatgtcaggttcctcggaccatagacttagtggaaattaataccctttgacatctattgaagtattaaacaaaaactaagttatgtcaggttccttgGACCgtagacttagtggaaattaataccctttgacatctattgaaatattaaacagaagTTAAGTTATGTCAagttccttggaccacagacttagtggaaattaataccctttgacatctattgaagtattaaacagaagctaagttatgtcaggttcttcggaccacagacttagtgaaaattaataccctttgacatctattgaagtattaaacagaaactaaattatgtcaggttccttggaccgcagacttagtggaaattaataccctttgacatttattgaagtattaaacagaaactaagttatatcaggttcctcggaccgcagacttagtggaaattaataccctttgacatctattgaagtattaaacagaaactaagttatgtcaggttccttgGACCACAAATTTAGTAGAAATTAATGCCCTTtaacatctattgaagtattaaacagaaactaagttatgtaaGGTtccctcggaccacaaacttaatggaaattaatacccctTGAACTGAGTTATGACAAAATTATAAGCCAAAGTAAAGTccatgagcatcacttaaagcattttaAGGTACCCTGGACTTGGCTGTTATTTAAACGTTTGGATATTTTCTCAGAGTTGGAAACTTATTAAAATTGATAGATTAAAAGTATGTCTTGATAGTACTGTGGATTTAATAGTCATAATCTACTCGGATTCTCAGTTAAAATATGTAAAACTGTGTTTTCCCTCGTGTCAGCAACTTCACTCCTTTATGGCATATTGTTGTGTACGAACAAAGAACAGTCAAAGTGAAAATAGCATAAATaagagataaaataataataacccaTTTAAATTTGGAAAGGTAAAGTGTACTTCTCATTAAAACCTGTCTTAAAGAAAGGGAATTTCATTACACCAATTGTAACTAccctataaaaataaagagctatggttttaattttatctaaAGCTTGTTCTTAGAGGCCTTGTCAGCTGCTTCAAGAGGAAtcactttctctttttccttggGGACTTCTCCAGCAGGTATGGTAGTTGAAGCTAAAGCCTACTCAAAACTTTAGGAAGCTGCCCTATCCTATGGGACCTCTGCGCCTTGTTCAAGGATGTATCTTTTGAAACTTCTGGTTCTTTTGACCACTCCTACTGATTGGGAGGAAGAGGATCCTGAGGCTGAGCTTCCTTGGCAGAGACAGCAACTATAGAGGTCGCCTTACCTTGAGTCGAAGTAAGATCCGAGGTTCGTATGGCTGGAGGGAAGTAAATGTTTTCTGGCTTTCTCAGCTCAGAGAAAGCCTCAAGCCCGGCTCGGTTGAGAGTTTCCTTCCAAGTCTGAGTACAGTAGGCTCGACAGACAGCAGGGACCTCTGCCCTGATGGTATCCTCAATCTCGGCTACGCCGACATCGTAACCATGCTGTTCAGCCTCTTCCCTAGCCTGCTCggcctctatctttgccttctCTGCCTcagcttttaatttttcagcCTAATCTTTGAGCTTTTGGGCTTCTTCCAATTTCTTCTTAAGGGCTGCTATTTGCTCCTTGGAAGAAGTAAGCTGGTCATTGGCCTCACGAAGGCGCTGCCTCTAATCCTCGACCTACCTCTCAGCGCTCTCCAAAACTGAGTCAGCACTCCTTTAGGCATGTTCTTCCTCGGCTAGCTTTTCCTCAACTCTGCATTGCTTTGATTAGCAAAGTTGAACGACTGCACCGCCGCTACACGCCTTTTTCTCTCGTCGTCCAGTTGCTGGTAGCAGGAGTTAGTTATCTCCTCAAGCCTAAAAGTGGCTTGGACAGCCTAAAAGAAAAGGGCTAGTAATATAACAaataacacacaaaaaaagggagggaaaaagaaaaatgatagcatcataccatgcccaaatatcttTTGACGTTGAGGAAAACCTTGTTCTTCCTAAAATTCCGCAGCTCGGCCATATCCTTAGGAAGTAACAGAGCCCCCTCCACGGCCGAGGCGACGTGGCATCCAATACCCCCGTTGAAATCCCTAAGTGATGCATCATCTCTCAAGGGTTCACCACCGAGCATGAGTGCAGGAGGCCAAGCCTAAGGCTCTAGAGGCTGATTACCTCCCTTTTCCACTCCTCACTGTGATGCCTGACTAACCTTTTGCTATTTCGCAGCTCGCTGGGCCTCAACTTCGTGAGTAGGACGAGACCTTCGGGTCTCCACCACGTCTTTGCCTCTTTGCTCTCCTTTTCTCTTTGGATCAACAGGCTCAAGTCTGGAAGGCAGAGATGGCTGAGGATAAGGAAGAAGAGATTTTGGAGGAGAAGGAGGAAGTTTGGGCTGGGTGGATTTCCCCGGTGCATCTTTTCCAGGTTAATCTTCTATTAATTCCATCAAACTCTTCTGGGGTTTCCTCTAGATGCCCATTTCGTCTGATATACTCTCGGGAGATGAAGGCTGGTTGAACACTTCAAATTCGTCCGAGGAGTCTGATAAGTCTACAACCccctttgaatttttttcttcttcttctttttcttcttcctcttccttaaGAATGAGTTAGGATGAGGGTGCCCCTATTGAAGGGGTGGCCACAAAGAGTGGTTGAATACGGTGAGTACCTTCAAGAATGGGAATACCCTCTAGAACAACGAATCCTGCGTAGGCAACACTAATACGGTGGAGCTGAGGATCGCGGACTTTTATCACGTACTTAGGGGCTTGAAATGCAAGAGAAATTGGTGTGTACCCAAGGATTAAGTGTGCCGCTCGCAATTGACCGTCGGCTTCGTTTACATACACCTCGGCCCGTAAAATCCTATCTAAGCTCTCTTTGTTGACTAAACTAAGCTGGGGTTTAGTAGAACTCTTatctgcaaaatcattaaaatggaagaaaattttgtcAGAAGTAGGGATATtaggaagtaaaaaaaaaatatatatatatatatatatatacaaaccaAGACACACAAATCTACGGCTATACCCCCACCTGGTTTTCCCTCCTTAGTCGGACAGGGTAGGcaatcatgccattccccagaaaagatTAAGAAGTCctcatttaagtttttgtttgatgtagggaggcactggattaacCTTACTACGGGATACCTCGACTTAAGCTAATATCCCTGTCCCGTCAAATGGGGCAAGTTTTATACCCAAttcacatcatggtgggtcaaatTTAGGTTCATTCTCTCGTTTAGAGCTTCTATTCTCCCCAATACTCTAAACATATTTGGAGCGCACTAAGTGGGAGATAGTCTAAAGAACCTAAGATAGTTCCTAGTGATAGTGCCCATAGGAatggtcatccctccctctataaaGGCGATCTTGGGGATGACCACCTCTCCTGTTTTCCTAACATCTACCCATTCCCCCTGGACAGTATATCTCATGCCCACTGTTGGTGGGATTCTATATTTAACCCTAAAATTTTCCATaccctcctcggactcaactAAACGTTTGAACTTACCCATTTTCCTAagaagttttgaagaaaaattaacaagttttgaAACGAAAACTAAGAGGGTTCAAGGAAACTTACAGGTTTGAAAAGAAGGTCCTCAGacaaatttttagtatttgtagACACACAGGGAGGTGAGAGAGAATGACAAGTTCAGTGTATGAGCTCTAGGACTGTGTGATTGTTGAAAGTAGGAAAatgaattgatttgaaaagctatTCATAGTGGCGCAGAAGTTACGAGCGGGAAAATTCCCGCTTGTAAACCCAAGAAAATCCTCCACCGTTGGATTTACATCCTGCCTTTAAACGTGGGGGATAAGGGagttgccaaaatttaatgatagCACGCTCTGGATGCCGAAGCGTTAGGAGCGTGCCTTGAGCAGGTAAAAAGGCATTTGAGAGCTCGGAAGGGCATGACCATAAACGAGATGGGTTGGGGACATCAAAATCCTCCTTTCCTCTCGAGGAGCCggaaagcaagattttgaggggctattgtaggggccAACTGTCTAGAAGGTAATATTAAAACTGTatgaattgggcctatggcccaatccgaggatatCAACCAATCTGAGGATGGTTAAATAAGGTTATAATGGGAAcggtataagaagaagaaataaagattgtatGTGATAGTCCAAAATACGTCCGAGGAGATAATTCATCTCGGAAACGGGGATCCGAGATCAATAAGAATCTCTTATCATCCCAAGCATCCTTCAAGGTTGCATCACAACTAAGAGTTGAGCATTGGATAAGGAATGAGCAAAGGgtggcaacaaatatcttcaaaagctgctacctccacattaaatgcctctcaactaactctctggccgcattaatgtggaggtgatacatGAACAGTGATCAAGTAGCCTTACAACTACTAGTTGTTGATTCTGGGAGGTGTTGAatgggacaagaaggagttcttagaatccaacctacacatgtatggtagggatgataccaagattgtagtGTATAGCATGAGAAGGTGGCCTAAAGGAAGGGATcggaaaaaatcaagaaatcctaataaaaaaatattgcgAACCCTTGTAACTATGTTCTTCAACAAGATATTATAATATAAGCTCCTCAGGCCGTGCCGAGaatagattttcttattttacttgTGTTCAACAACCTTAATTCAGCAACTTTTATTGTCTATCTTTTGGAGTAGAACTAATTCTttcacccacgctctataaattcattgtttgggcttgttgggcttAAATCAAATCCTACActgggtccaatccaaattcagcCCTTATAActctcaatcaattctaatacctaTATATAAATCTAACCAAATTgggagtttattgagatgttattaggaGTGGTAggatatattgaattttaagtaaaatgttgACGTGGTAATCTCTTATTGGATAATGTAAAATATGGGTTTTACACCCTGTCCTTACTGAATTCGGACtcttctcaaaactcaattccATCAAATGTAAATATGACATTTAAGGTGTTTATATGGTTATCTCTTATGTAGGGAATAAAATTATAGTTAAGATGTAGGCTTAGAGCCCTGTACATGCTTATTTGAATGAAGCTTttatttaaagcaaaaaaatgtAACATCTTTAACCTTTCCAGCTACCTATTTGTTTATGAGCAACCCTACTGTGAACCCTATTTGATGCAATTAAACTGTGACATAATCTGAAAATTGCACAAGACATTACACATCATGGTCGACTAGAAGTCGTTTTCCCCCAAATTCACTTCTGATTCCTGAATTAAATCCGAATTTCTTGAGCATCTATAAAACTTACATATCTCACTTGTGATTTTTAGGCCTTGAATTACTCACACTTCTGCAAATATGCTTGTTCTGAAGAAGTTCCTGAACTCCAAGACATGGGAGGCCCAGTTGAAGGTCTGCGATTCTTAACACtagtgtaaaattcaaatattgatATTAGCAATTAACAAgatatatgaaaatataactTATGAGGTTTTACAATTTGAACAGGAGGATTCAGTGTTGCTTTTGATCCACTAGATGGCTCCAGTATTGTGGACACAAATTTCACAGTAGGCACCATCTTTGGGGTGTGGCCTGGAGATAAGTTAACTGGGGTGACAGGAAGAGATCAAGTTGCTGCAGCCATGGGAATTTATGGTCCCCGGACTACATATGTTCTAGCTCTTAAAGATATCCCTGGCACCCATGAGTTCCTTCTGCTTGATGAAGGTTTTCTTTCAACAATATGATAAAATTCAAAGGCTTTAATGGAAGATGTCTTGCTCTTTTCTTATTCACTCATTTATGATGGCGGAGAAAAGTTCCTCCAATCCTTTAAAATGATTATCCACGTGCATTTTAATCGCATTACTCTAAGTCATCTTAGTATGTTACATGGCCATCAAATAGGTCATGTGATTAAAAGCACGCATGGATGATCATTTAAATTGTCACATAATGTGTTGGAGAAGATTTCTCCATAATTAATTTGGATGAAAACTTTTTCTATCTATAAACCATGTTcttttaaatgattttaaagGGTTCTCTCCTTCTCAAGCAATGAAATGGTTTCCATTCAGATGAAAGTATCACCCCTTCCCTATTTCTCCCTCTCTTCACATAGTGCATTATGTCAGGAAAATGGCAACATGTCAAGGACACAACAGAAATTAATGAAGGAAAGCTATTCTCTCCTGGAAATTTGAGAGCCACTTTTGACAACCCTGACTACAAGAAGGTCTTATTAATTGCTTAACTTTACAATTATATTATGCATATATATTTTGGGAATCGTGTTATGGCAGAAGACTCAATAGCTTTTTGTTTTATCACCCAACAGCTGATCAACTATTATGTAAATGAGAAATACACATTGAGATACACTGGAGGAATGGTGCCGGATGTTAACCAGGTGTGCCCTTTGCTTTCATACATCCCGTTGCCATGTTTGAATGTTTTAAGTGACTCTCAATTCGAATTGCCTGCAGTGAGACATATGATAAATGTGTTCAAGCACTCTAAATTTCTCCATTATTTCTCCCTCTGCAGattattgtaaaagaaaaaggtatCTTCACTAATGTGACCTCCCCAACTACCAAAGCCAAGCTAAGACTATTATTTGAGGTAGCTCCTTTGGGACTCTTGATTGAGAAAGCTGGAGGTTACAGCAGTGATGGCAAACAGTCTATACTAGACAAGGTGATCAATAATTTAGATGAAAGAACTCAAGTTGCTTATGGATCCAAGAATGAGATTATCCGATTTGAGAAAACACTATATGGATCCTCCAGGCTTGAGGCTGGGGTGCCTGTTGGAGCTGCTGCctaattgaaataatatatattttttgtttggaacAAAATTATTGCTCATTTACTAAACAtgtattttcttcaaattgtgCTTTTGAAGTAAAAATTAGGTTCAAAGAccagtactgtaaataaagctttgtttggataacttattttttgaaagcttatgttactatttagcttatttttgctactattcatggtcccactgcactttttggtactattcatgggtcccactatactatttcagttaacttttacctttatttacagtattttcaacaaaaaattttcagtttcaacaaaataagtggttCCCTAACAGATCCTAAAGGCACGTTTGGTATAAtgtaatgattattacatgCGAATAGGAATAAGTATTATAAGGAATACATAAATTGGAATGTAATAAGAATTACTATTCCTTAGTTTGGTGATCATTTAGAAATAAAATCCTGAATATGCATCCACAATTTAgtagaatataaaaagaaagtgtaattaaatcatttttaagtcaaatttcctaaaatacatTTCTTTTAGAGTGttcaaaatagagctaataattaacaagaaggaaaatttattttctttccttttaaagATATGGCAACTATGGCtttttaggaaagttttttaaaaagttattacataaggtgaaaggaatagatattcagtacttttgataaggaatagttatttctcattttgaagaatagctattcataaggaataattattcattgtaataaaaacataaccaaataaCCTAATAGTTATGCCATAAGAATCAGTGGCGGAGCCACTTAATgacccccccaaaatttttgaaaaaaaaatatattttttttaaatatccttaaaattttgtaaatttttaaataaccttATCATTTTGGCCCCTCATACttaataatatacatatatatttaagaaagtctaaaaataaacttcattttcatttaaataaaatacaatctataaatacatatgtcaacaaattacaataagtaaatattcatcatctttaaaatgaacacataagtattttaacaattatctcaacaaataaaagggaaaaaattgagttatgaagtattgtattttactattttacatttcacacacacacacaaaaatttatatatggccCCCCCAAAAATAAATTCCTAACTCCGCCATTGATAGGAATATCTATTATATTACAGtatctattacagtctaccaaacatgccatAAGTGTACTTCCTTGTAATCATCTTCAATGACAAATAGGTTTATCTATAACACACAAAGATAAACGTAAAATTTCTGTAATAAATATCTGTGAAAGGCATTGGTCCATACCAGCGCTGAGATAGCAATCTGTTTGGAATTTCAAAGTGAACTACTGTAATGCTAACATCAAGCAGCTGTTACGTTCCTTTACAGATGGCACTTCTTAGGATTTAtttgggatctgcttattttgccgaaactaaaaactttttattgaaagtactgtagataaaggtaaaaattagctgaaatagtacagtgtgatccatgaatagtatcaaaaagtgtaatagggcttatgaataatagtaaaaataagctaaataataaaataagttagcaaatttCATCcatgccaaacgcacacttagacTCTTTGATAGTTTCTAATTAAATGAACTGTTCAATTACAAGGAGCATCCAAATCTGGCCTAAGTTAATACAGAGTTGTCATGGATTTTATCTTCTTGTAACTGTCTCATATGATGTGCCTATTTATCAGGAATGTTTCTTTGAGTACTTGTCTAACACcatacaaaaatttcaaaaagatctGTTTGGAACAAATAGAGATTATTTTTCACTGCATTTCCAAGACAAAATGGGTATttgatagtttaaaaaaaaaaaaaaatagaaaacaaccCATTATTCTTATTTAAATATCGTAATTCACTAAGAACATTAGCCTTGAAGTTATCCCCAAAAAGCTCCTACTTTTTGTCTTCTAGGAACATACAAAGCCGTACATTGCTTAATTGATTCCCTGAAAGCTTATTGTGTCATCTCCCTGCTGATGTCTTCTTATAAGCAACCATCTAGTGCATAGTGCAATATATGGATGGATTTATGAGTACCAACTGCCAACACTATTCTTGGATTGTTTGTGAGGGAGGGCACTCTATTGAATTACATTTAGATACAATCAACAACAGAACGAGACACAGATAAGCATGGTATGTAATCAAAAGTTGTGTtcatttattttggtaattgaatgttatacacacacacacacacatatatatatatatatatatatatatttgtttttgtttacaagCATCGGAACTAAACACATATAAGTATGGTATGTAACCAAGTTTTCTACCTGGAGAGAATTGGGTTATGgcattgagctacaaggctcttgacgCTATATATTTGTAAGTTATGTAGGTATATTCTTGAtctatttattataaaaatatagcatttcaaaatttctcaaaGTTTTTAGAGTGGTCATAGAATCATAAGTGTTTACCAGTACAAAGATGTTCATTGCATCTACCTCAGCAGAATTTAAAAATGAActaccaaataaaaaagattatcCAAACTGCTGGCAAGGAAATTGGTTCTGAGTTTAATCAACAAATTGTGagtttcaaattttcactttGCTGCAGGAATTGGAAATGGGAAATGGGAAATGGAGTGGATCAGTTGGTGGCATTTTAGGTGCACCCATTGACAAAGTGTGGACCATGGTTTCTCAAACTAAAAAGCTACCTGAATGGATGCAAATGGTTGAACAATGCACTGACTTAGTTGGGGAAGAAGGCATGCCAGGCTATGTTAGGCTGGTGTCTG of Quercus lobata isolate SW786 chromosome 8, ValleyOak3.0 Primary Assembly, whole genome shotgun sequence contains these proteins:
- the LOC115955092 gene encoding sedoheptulose-1,7-bisphosphatase, chloroplastic; translation: METGIACYTRGAFLPSATSQHSTGLVSPPSISPSFSSRSLKSSSLFGESLRVVPKSSLKVLKAENSSLVTRCEIGDSLEEFLKKATPDKGLIRLMTCMGEAIRTISFKVKTASCGGTACVNSFGDEQLAVDMVADKLLFEALNYSHFCKYACSEEVPELQDMGGPVEGGFSVAFDPLDGSSIVDTNFTVGTIFGVWPGDKLTGVTGRDQVAAAMGIYGPRTTYVLALKDIPGTHEFLLLDEGKWQHVKDTTEINEGKLFSPGNLRATFDNPDYKKLINYYVNEKYTLRYTGGMVPDVNQIIVKEKGIFTNVTSPTTKAKLRLLFEVAPLGLLIEKAGGYSSDGKQSILDKVINNLDERTQVAYGSKNEIIRFEKTLYGSSRLEAGVPVGAAA